The proteins below are encoded in one region of Deltaproteobacteria bacterium:
- a CDS encoding STAS-like domain-containing protein encodes MKIEVKKFGDLLISRPAGHEACLAARAYLKPKSKDEPIELDFSGVKVLAPSWADEFISGLKKEYGNRVVCLPSSNLSVVESLKILDI; translated from the coding sequence ATGAAAATCGAAGTCAAAAAATTCGGCGATCTCCTGATTTCCCGGCCCGCCGGGCACGAGGCCTGTCTGGCCGCCCGGGCTTATCTTAAACCGAAATCAAAAGACGAACCGATCGAGCTCGATTTTTCGGGGGTGAAGGTCCTTGCCCCTTCCTGGGCCGACGAATTTATTTCCGGCCTTAAAAAGGAATATGGGAATCGGGTTGTCTGTCTTCCTTCATCAAACCTGTCGGTCGTGGAATCTCTGAAAATCCTCGATATCTAA
- a CDS encoding CapA family protein produces MIFFSLFPFQIVFGGETTLLFGGDVMLGRLMNKATGRKPASMVWGDVRGILQGADLTLVNQEFAITSSKKEGGKKAYYFRADPGVISLLKSAGIDYVSLANNHILDYGPVGLSDSIDYLERAGIAHAGAGENRSAAREPARLKAGNLSIAVISITDNEPEWNAGEKSPGIFYLPIRADSVPVIRAIATEARKEGAHFIILSAHWGGNWVERPSSAFKSFAHAVMDAGVDLVHGHSGHVIQGIEIYRGKPIFYNMGDVIDDYAVDPVKRNDLACLAHVILVGDKVVRVEAIPTAIDHFRVGRATGENFDFVYERLKKLSGEMGTEVKRNHDRLQIEF; encoded by the coding sequence TTGATTTTTTTCTCACTCTTCCCCTTTCAAATCGTTTTTGGGGGGGAGACAACGCTTCTTTTCGGCGGGGATGTGATGCTGGGAAGGCTGATGAACAAGGCCACCGGTCGCAAGCCGGCGTCCATGGTTTGGGGAGATGTGCGCGGAATTTTGCAGGGGGCCGATCTGACATTGGTGAATCAGGAATTCGCAATCACCTCGTCCAAAAAGGAAGGGGGGAAAAAGGCCTATTATTTTCGGGCCGACCCCGGAGTCATATCGCTCCTGAAATCGGCGGGGATCGACTACGTCTCGCTCGCCAACAATCATATTCTGGATTACGGGCCTGTCGGCCTTTCGGATTCCATCGACTATCTCGAGCGGGCCGGAATCGCCCACGCCGGCGCCGGAGAAAACCGGTCGGCCGCGAGGGAACCGGCGCGGCTCAAAGCGGGAAACTTGAGCATCGCCGTGATTTCAATCACCGATAATGAGCCGGAATGGAATGCCGGCGAAAAATCTCCCGGCATCTTTTATCTGCCAATCCGGGCCGACAGCGTGCCTGTCATCCGGGCCATCGCGACCGAGGCGCGGAAAGAAGGAGCCCACTTCATCATCCTGTCGGCCCATTGGGGGGGGAACTGGGTTGAGCGCCCGTCATCGGCCTTTAAAAGTTTTGCCCACGCGGTGATGGATGCCGGCGTGGATCTTGTTCACGGCCACAGCGGGCATGTCATTCAGGGGATTGAAATTTACAGGGGAAAACCGATTTTTTACAACATGGGGGATGTCATCGACGACTATGCCGTCGATCCGGTGAAAAGAAACGATCTGGCCTGCCTGGCTCACGTCATCCTTGTCGGAGACAAGGTGGTGCGTGTTGAAGCGATTCCGACGGCGATCGACCATTTTCGCGTTGGCCGCGCCACGGGGGAAAATTTCGATTTTGTTTACGAACGCCTCAAGAAATTGTCGGGGGAGATGGGGACGGAAGTCAAACGAAACCACGATCGTCTTCAGATTGAATTTTAG